AGTGAAGTGAGACCGATGCCGGATTTACCGGCAAGCGTCAATAAATCCGCCAGATCGCGACGCTCTATAGGGCGAATAATCATCATAATGCGAACCTCTTCTGAATCAGGCTGCGCCGGTGAAGGCGCAGCCCGCTGATTAGCTGCAAATGCGCGCCACGGCACGCGCGAATCGCGCCAGCCCCTCTTTCACATCCTGCTCAGGGATGATCAGCGACGGCGTGAAACGCACCACGTCCGGGCCGGCGATCAGCGCAATAACGCCTTCTTCGTTGGCCAATTGGGTGATCTGCTTCGCTTTGCCGGCATAGTCTTTCTTCAGTTGGCAGCCGATCAGCAAACCGCCGCCGCGAATCTCGGCGAAGATCGGGTACTGGCGGTTGATGTCGTTCAACCCGTCGATAAACCACTGGTGACGCTGTTTGACGCCTTCCAGCACTTCCGGGGTGTTGATGATGGAGAACACCTCCCCCGCCACCGCCGTCGCCAGCGGGTTGCCGCCATAGGTCGTGCCATGGGTACCGACGCCCAGCGTTTTCGCCAGCGCATCGGTGGTCAGCATGGCGCCGATCGGGAAGCCGCCGCCCAGCGCTTTGGCCGTGGTCAGCACGTCCGGCACCACGCCGTACTGCATGTAGGCATACAGGTGGCCGGTGCGGCCGACGCCGGTCTGCACTTCATCGAAGATCAGCAGCGCATTATGGCGATCGCACAGCTCACGCAGCCCCTGCAGGAAACTGGCTTCCGCCGGCAGCACGCCGCCCTCGCCCTGGATAGGCTCGACGATCACCGCGCAGGTGCGATCGTTGATAAGCTCGGCCGCCGCGGCCAGATCGTTATACGGCGTATGGGTGATGCCGCCCGGCAGCGGTGCAAAGTCCTGCGAATATTTTGGCTGACCGCCGGCGGACACCGTAAACAGCGTGCGGCCGTGGAACGCGTTGTTGAACGCCACAATCTGATCTTTGCCGGCGCCGTGCTGGTCGTGCGCATGTTTGCGCGCCAGTTTCAGCGCCGCTTCGTTGGCTTCGGCGCCCGAGTTACAGAAGAACACCTTGTCGGCGAAGGTGGCGTCGATCAGCTTTTTGGCCAGGCGCAACACCGGTTCGTTGGTATAGCCATTGCCCAGATGCCACAGTTTGCCCGCCTGCTCCACCAGCGCCGCCTTGACCGCCGGGTGCGCATGCCCCAACGCGTTAACCGCGATGCCGCCGGCGAAATCGATGTAAGACTTACCCTGCTGATCCCACACCTGCGATCCTTCTCCCCGCACCAGAATAAAATCGGCAGGGGCATAAACCGGGACCATCCAGTCATCGAAAGACTGGCGGGTAACTGCGATTGGCTGTTCCATAGTGACCTCATAATCTCAGCAAAGGCTGAATTTTGACTGTAAGGACCGCTCAAGCCCGGCTAGGCCGCCACAATGCAAAAAAACCGCTGTTCGAAACCGACTTTCCCGGCGGAGAAAATGCTGTCCCTTACCGCTGATTTAGAAACAAATCTGTTACATAAAATCGGTTTTTCACTATTTATGGCGTATATCCGGTCCCTGAGCGGGGAGTAAATGTTAACGAGCAGTTAAAATACATGTCGTTTGATAAAGAGTGTAGAGCAGCTATCGTGCCAAAACGGGATTTTTGCCGAATTTTGCGATTTTTTGCGTTAAAACAACGGCTTATAATGCATATTTATTCAATTTCTATGCATTGGTAATGCATAAATTAAAAAATAAGGCCTAAAATCATCATTGCGCGCGAAATCCTATTCAATTACGAAAAACTTCAGGATTTCTGATCGGGCTCGCAAAAATAATTTCATCGGATTTGCTCGCTATCACACTTTTTGCCCAATCGGGTGCAGCGGTGCGCCAGGATCGTGCAACGTGACAGCGACGCAAAGATCCCACCCGCCATGCTCCCGAAACAGGGCCGGCTGACCGCGGCTCCTGCTTTGTGCGCCAGCGACTACACTGTGATCCTGACTGCATCTTCTCTTCTGCGTACAAGGAGTCACCATGTCCAAGAAAACCGTCGATCTCAGCCAGCCACGCGCCCAACAGGACATTCGCACGTTTCTCGACGCGTTGAATGCCGCCGGCGGTAAACCCATGGAACAGATGAAACCCAAAGAGGCGCGTAGGGTCTTGGAGGATGCGCAACGCAGCGTTGAGGTGCCGCTGCGCGAAGTGGAAATCAGCGAGAAAACCATCCACGTGGAAGGTCAGGATATTCTGCTGCAGCTGGTGCGGCCGGCCAGGGTCAAAGAGGCGCTGCCGGTATTCATGTTCTTTCACGGCGGCGGTTGGGTGCTGGGGGATTTCCCCACCCATGAGCGACTGGTACGCGATCTGGTGCACAGCTCTGGCGCGGCAGCGGTGTTCGTTAACTATCCCCGCTCACCGGAGGTCCACTACCCTGAGGCGATCAACCTGGCATACGCCGCCACCGAGTGGGTGGCCGAATACGGCGAGAAGATCAACGTCGACGGTTCGCGACTGGCGGTGGTCGGCAACAGCGCCGGTGGTAATATGGCGACAGTAGTCAGCCTAATGGCCAAAGAGAAAGGCATACCGGCGCTGCGCTGCCAAATCCTGCTGTGGCCCGTCACCCACGCCCATTTTGATACCGACTCCTATCATCAGTATGCCGAAGGCCATTTCCTGACTCGCAACATGATGAAGTGGTTTTGGGACAGCTACGCGCCCGATAAGGCGCAGCGCAAAGAGATCTACGCCTCGCCGCTCAACGCGACGCCCGAACAGCTGCGGGGCATGCCGCCGGCGCTGGTGCAGACCGCCGAGCTGGACGTACTGCGCGATGAGGGCGAAGCCTACGCGCGTCTGCTCGACGCCGCCGGCGTCGAGGTCACTTCCACCCGCTATAACGGGTTGATCCACGACTACGGCCTGTTGAATCCGCTCGCCCACGTCCCGGCGGTGCATTCGGCGATCCACCAGGCCGGGCGCGCGTTGAAGCACTACCTGTCCTGACGCTAGCCGACGACGTGGCACGCCACCTGATGACCGGGCGCCACGCTGCGCAGGCGCGGCGCCTGTTCACGGCACTGCGCCGTGGCCTGCGGGCAGCGCGGATGGAAACGGCAGCCGTGTGGCGGGTTGGCGGGATTCGGCGGCTCGCCGCTTGCTGCCTGCGGCGGCAAGCGATGCGCATCCAGCGTCGGCACCGCCGCCAACAAGGCCTGCGTGTAGGGATGCAGCGGCCGGCGAAACAGCGCATCGCGGTCGGCGCTCTCGACGATCTGCCCGAGATACATCACCGCCACGTCCTGACACAGATGCTCTACCACACCGAGATCGTGCGAAATAAACAGCAGCGTCACCCCCTGCCGTTCCTGCAAATCGGAAAACAGATTGATGATCTGCGCCTGAATCGACACGTCGAGCGCCGATATCGGTTCGTCGGCGACGATAAACTCCGGCTGTAGGATCAGCGCACGCGCGATGCCGATGCGCTGCCGCTGGCCGCCGGAAAACTCATGCGGAAACCGCCCGTAATGCTGTGGAGACAGCCCGCAGATCGCCAGGGTGTCGAGCACCCGCTCGCGCAGTTCCGCCTTGCTCGCCAAGCCGTGCTGCAACAGCGCTTCGCCGATGGCGTCGCCCACGCGCAGGCGCGGATTCAGCGAGCTGTACGGATCCTGAAACACCAGCTGCATTTTCGGCCGCAGGGCGCGCAACGCGTCTTTGCTCAGGCTATCCAGCGCCTGCCCTTTGAACATCACCTCGCCGGCGGTTTTATCATGCAGGCCGAGCAGCGTGCGGCCAACGGTGGTTTTACCGCTGCCGGACTCGCCCACCAGCCCGAAAATGCGGCCCTTGCGAATGCTAAAGCTGACGTCGTCCACCGCCTTCAGCTGGCCGGTGGTTCGCCCGAACAGCCCGTCGCGCAGCGGGAAATATTTCTTTAACCCTTTCACTTCCACCAGGGGTTCAGTCGACATGTGGGCGCCCTCCGGCGTTGAGAAAGCAGGCGGATTGGCGCTGCTGTGTGCCATACAGCGGCGGAATGCCGTCGCGGCAGCGAGCGGAGGCCTGCGCACAGCGCTCAGCAAACGCACAATGTTCAGGCAAGCGCGCCAGATCCGGCACCTGCCCGGGAATGGAATACAGGCGGCGGAGCCGCTGGCCCGGCACCGGCCGCGAGGCGATCAGCCCCTGAGTATAGGGATGCCGCGGTTCGGACAGCACTTCCCGCGTCGAGCCCTGCTCGACGACGCGCCCGGCGTACATCACCGCCAACCGGTCCGCCATCTGGGTGATCACCCCAAGATCGTGGGTGATCAAGATCATCGCCATATTGTGTCGCCGGCTCTGCTCGCGCAGCAACGCCAGGATCTGCGCCTGTACCGTGACGTCGAGCGCCGTGGTCGGCTCATCGGCGATCAGCAGCGCCGGGCGGCACCCGATCGCCATGGCGATCATCACGCGCTGCAACATGCCGCCGGACAGCTGATGCGGATAGCAGCGCATCAGCGCCTCCGCGCGCGCCAACCCCACTTCCGTCAAGAGCTGAATCGCCTGACGCCAAGCCGCTTTCGGCGGCAGAGACAGGTGGCGAATCAGCGGTTCCACCAGCTGTTCACCGAGGGTCAACACCGGATTGAGCGCGCTCATCGGCTCCTGAAAGATCATCGCCAGCCGGTTGCCGCGCAGGTCGGCCATCTTGGATGCCCGCAGCGACAGCAGGTTCTGCCCTTCAAAGCGAATTTCACCGCCGTCTACCTGCGCCAGCGGCTGCGGCAACAGCCCCATCAGCGCCATGGCGGTCACGCTTTTGCCGCAGCCCGACTCGCCGACGATCCCCAGCGTTTGCCCGGCCTGCAGCTCAAGGCTGACCTGCTGCACCGCCCGCACCGGCCCTTGCTCTCCCTGAAACGACACCGACAGCCGATCGAACGCCACCAGCGGTTGACTCATCGCGTTACCCCGTTCATTTTCGGATCGAGCGCGTCCCGCAGGCCGTCGCCCAAGATATTGATCGCCACTACGGTGACGAAGATCGCCAGCCCCGGCGGCATCCACAGCCAGGGACGGTGCTGAAAGTCGATCAGGCTGTTGGCGGCGTCCATCATGTTGCCCCACGACGGCGTCGGCGGCACCACGCCCAGCCCGAGATAGCTCAACGCCGATTCGCTGAGGATGGCGTTGGCCACCGCCATGGTGGCTACCACCACCAAAATCGGCACGGTGTTGGGCAGCAGATGGCCGAAAAGACGCCGCCGGGTGGAGAGCCCCAGCACCTCGGTGGCCAGCATGAAATCCCGCTCGCGCAGCGACAGGATCTGGCCGCGCACCAGCCGCGCCAGCGACGGCCAACCCAATAGGCTCAGCATGATCATCACCATGTAGATGCGGTAATCCGGCGAGACGTCGAGCTCGGTCAGCATCGCCCCCATGATGATCAACAGCGGCAAGCCGGGGATGGTCATCAACAGATCGGCGAAGCGCATGATCAGCCGATCCGCTACGCCGCCCAGATAACCGGCAAGCGCGCCCAGCACATAACCCAGCGTCACCGACAGCAACATCGACACCAGGCCGATGGTCAGCGATATCCGCCCCGCCAGCAGCAGCCGGGTGCAGATATCGCGGCCGAGAAAGTCGGTGCCCAACCAGTGCGCGCCGCTCGGCGCCTGATTGATATTCAGCACATCACCAGCGTCGTCGCGCCACGGCGACAGCGACGGCCCAATCAGGCATAGCAACGCCAACAGCACCAGTAATGCCAACGAGATCATCGCCGGCCGATGGCGGCGCAGCCGCCGCCAGGCCTGTGCTGCGGGCGGCGGCGACAGTTGCGCCAGCGCCGGCAACTGGGCCTGGCGCCAGCGGCGACGGCGGCCGAAAAACAACGTAGCCAACATAGCGTTACCTCAAGCGAATGCGCGGATCGGCGTAGGCGTACAGAATGTCCGCCAGCAGATTGCCGAGAATGGTCAGGGCCGCCAGAAACAGCGTGAACCCCATCAGTACCGGGTAATCACGCGCCGCCAGCGAATCGATATGGATATGCCCGGCGCCCGGCCAGTTGAAGATTTTTTCGGTGATCAGCGCGCCGGAAAACAATCCCGGCAGCTCGAACCCCAGCAGTGTGACGATCGGCAACAGCGCATTGCGCAGCGCGTGTTTGAGGATCACCGTTTTCTCCCTGAGCCCTTTGGCGCGCGCGGTGCGGATGTAGTCCATGCGGATCACCTCCAGCATGCTGGCGCGGAAATAGCGCGTCAGGCTGCCGGCCTGCAGCATCACCAGCGCCAGCACCGGCAGCAGCAGGTGCGCCGCCACCTCCAATACCCAGGCCAGCCCGCTCGCTTCGCTGCCGGTGCGCAGCATGCCGCCCGCCGGTAGCCAGTGCAGATCGACGGCGAACCATTTGATCAGCAGCAGACACAGGAAGAACGTCGGAAACGACATGGCGGCGAACACCGCCACGGTAATCAGATGATCGAACAGCGAATAGGGTTTCATCGCCGAGATCACCCCCACCGCCAGCGCGATACC
The sequence above is drawn from the Serratia sp. FDAARGOS_506 genome and encodes:
- a CDS encoding ABC transporter permease, which gives rise to MRNFILRRLLQTIPMLLLASLLIFCIFALAPGDFIDGNINLTAQRAAELRALYGLDQPLFSRYLHWLGRLLQGDLGFSLQYQIPVSTLLNQYIWNSFLLAAVAMVLYWGIALAVGVISAMKPYSLFDHLITVAVFAAMSFPTFFLCLLLIKWFAVDLHWLPAGGMLRTGSEASGLAWVLEVAAHLLLPVLALVMLQAGSLTRYFRASMLEVIRMDYIRTARAKGLREKTVILKHALRNALLPIVTLLGFELPGLFSGALITEKIFNWPGAGHIHIDSLAARDYPVLMGFTLFLAALTILGNLLADILYAYADPRIRLR
- a CDS encoding aspartate aminotransferase family protein; its protein translation is MEQPIAVTRQSFDDWMVPVYAPADFILVRGEGSQVWDQQGKSYIDFAGGIAVNALGHAHPAVKAALVEQAGKLWHLGNGYTNEPVLRLAKKLIDATFADKVFFCNSGAEANEAALKLARKHAHDQHGAGKDQIVAFNNAFHGRTLFTVSAGGQPKYSQDFAPLPGGITHTPYNDLAAAAELINDRTCAVIVEPIQGEGGVLPAEASFLQGLRELCDRHNALLIFDEVQTGVGRTGHLYAYMQYGVVPDVLTTAKALGGGFPIGAMLTTDALAKTLGVGTHGTTYGGNPLATAVAGEVFSIINTPEVLEGVKQRHQWFIDGLNDINRQYPIFAEIRGGGLLIGCQLKKDYAGKAKQITQLANEEGVIALIAGPDVVRFTPSLIIPEQDVKEGLARFARAVARICS
- a CDS encoding alpha/beta hydrolase, which codes for MSKKTVDLSQPRAQQDIRTFLDALNAAGGKPMEQMKPKEARRVLEDAQRSVEVPLREVEISEKTIHVEGQDILLQLVRPARVKEALPVFMFFHGGGWVLGDFPTHERLVRDLVHSSGAAAVFVNYPRSPEVHYPEAINLAYAATEWVAEYGEKINVDGSRLAVVGNSAGGNMATVVSLMAKEKGIPALRCQILLWPVTHAHFDTDSYHQYAEGHFLTRNMMKWFWDSYAPDKAQRKEIYASPLNATPEQLRGMPPALVQTAELDVLRDEGEAYARLLDAAGVEVTSTRYNGLIHDYGLLNPLAHVPAVHSAIHQAGRALKHYLS
- a CDS encoding ABC transporter ATP-binding protein, which produces MSQPLVAFDRLSVSFQGEQGPVRAVQQVSLELQAGQTLGIVGESGCGKSVTAMALMGLLPQPLAQVDGGEIRFEGQNLLSLRASKMADLRGNRLAMIFQEPMSALNPVLTLGEQLVEPLIRHLSLPPKAAWRQAIQLLTEVGLARAEALMRCYPHQLSGGMLQRVMIAMAIGCRPALLIADEPTTALDVTVQAQILALLREQSRRHNMAMILITHDLGVITQMADRLAVMYAGRVVEQGSTREVLSEPRHPYTQGLIASRPVPGQRLRRLYSIPGQVPDLARLPEHCAFAERCAQASARCRDGIPPLYGTQQRQSACFLNAGGRPHVD
- the opp4C gene encoding oligopeptide ABC transporter permease; protein product: MLATLFFGRRRRWRQAQLPALAQLSPPPAAQAWRRLRRHRPAMISLALLVLLALLCLIGPSLSPWRDDAGDVLNINQAPSGAHWLGTDFLGRDICTRLLLAGRISLTIGLVSMLLSVTLGYVLGALAGYLGGVADRLIMRFADLLMTIPGLPLLIIMGAMLTELDVSPDYRIYMVMIMLSLLGWPSLARLVRGQILSLRERDFMLATEVLGLSTRRRLFGHLLPNTVPILVVVATMAVANAILSESALSYLGLGVVPPTPSWGNMMDAANSLIDFQHRPWLWMPPGLAIFVTVVAINILGDGLRDALDPKMNGVTR
- a CDS encoding ABC transporter ATP-binding protein, which gives rise to MSTEPLVEVKGLKKYFPLRDGLFGRTTGQLKAVDDVSFSIRKGRIFGLVGESGSGKTTVGRTLLGLHDKTAGEVMFKGQALDSLSKDALRALRPKMQLVFQDPYSSLNPRLRVGDAIGEALLQHGLASKAELRERVLDTLAICGLSPQHYGRFPHEFSGGQRQRIGIARALILQPEFIVADEPISALDVSIQAQIINLFSDLQERQGVTLLFISHDLGVVEHLCQDVAVMYLGQIVESADRDALFRRPLHPYTQALLAAVPTLDAHRLPPQAASGEPPNPANPPHGCRFHPRCPQATAQCREQAPRLRSVAPGHQVACHVVG